From the genome of Streptomyces sp. NBC_00659, one region includes:
- a CDS encoding TetR/AcrR family transcriptional regulator, translated as MTEGLRERKKRQTRQYISDVATGLFLERGFDAVKVAEIADAANVSVNTVYNYFPAKEDLFLDRSAGVVDRLARWVRGRPKGESAAVAVLRELREEAEAVSPRLGLAVGVARFMQVVDEAPALRSRLWAIGQEALEEALREETGAPPGDPLPGLVAGQINWVHQTVTTAISREMRADRAPDEVSREILVLLDDMEELLSPKVLGYAVRADG; from the coding sequence ATGACCGAGGGGCTCAGGGAGCGGAAGAAGCGGCAGACCCGGCAGTACATCTCCGATGTCGCCACGGGGCTGTTCCTGGAGCGGGGCTTCGACGCGGTGAAGGTCGCGGAGATCGCGGACGCCGCGAACGTCTCCGTGAACACCGTGTACAACTACTTCCCGGCCAAGGAGGACCTCTTCCTCGACCGGTCCGCGGGCGTGGTCGACCGGCTCGCCCGCTGGGTGCGCGGCCGCCCGAAGGGCGAGTCCGCCGCCGTCGCCGTCCTGCGCGAACTGCGCGAGGAGGCCGAGGCGGTCTCGCCCCGGCTCGGCCTGGCGGTGGGTGTCGCCCGCTTCATGCAGGTCGTCGACGAGGCCCCCGCGCTCCGCTCGCGGCTCTGGGCGATCGGCCAGGAGGCCCTGGAGGAAGCCCTGCGCGAGGAGACCGGTGCGCCGCCCGGGGACCCCCTGCCGGGCCTCGTCGCCGGTCAGATCAACTGGGTGCACCAGACCGTCACGACGGCCATCAGCCGCGAGATGAGGGCGGACCGCGCCCCGGACGAGGTGTCGCGCGAGATCCTCGTGCTCCTCGACGACATGGAGGAGCTCCTGAGCCCGAAGGTTCTCGGCTACGCCGTACGGGCTGACGGATGA
- a CDS encoding STAS domain-containing protein translates to MYIRGDHAELVVGGRLDVRSAADARTVLHTAVDDGAGDLVLDLSELDSWDATGLGVIMGAHRRAGRCGRRLVLRGVPPQMQRLLVATRLHRILAIEGGIGVESLPRV, encoded by the coding sequence ATGTACATCAGGGGCGACCACGCCGAGCTGGTCGTCGGGGGCCGCCTCGACGTACGCAGCGCGGCGGACGCCCGTACGGTCCTGCACACGGCCGTCGACGACGGAGCGGGCGACCTGGTGCTGGATCTGTCCGAGCTGGATTCCTGGGACGCCACCGGGCTCGGTGTCATCATGGGGGCCCACCGACGCGCCGGGCGGTGCGGCCGACGGCTCGTGCTGCGCGGCGTACCGCCGCAGATGCAGCGCCTGCTGGTGGCCACCCGGCTGCACCGGATCCTGGCGATCGAGGGCGGGATCGGGGTCGAGTCCCTGCCCCGGGTGTGA
- a CDS encoding ABC transporter ATP-binding protein, producing the protein MAIISTAGLARTFATKHGPVEAVRGIDLTVRPGEILGLLGPNGAGKTTTLKMLTTLLAPTGGAATVAGRDLAGDPAGVRRACGYVAQSGGVDPQVTVREELVTQGRLYRLTKPRAAERAGELAHELGLADVLDRRTAALSGGQRRRLDIALGLTHRPEVLFLDEPTTGLDPGSRAALWDLVRELRDTYGTTVFLTTHHLDEADALADRIVIVDRGVVVADGTPAALKLAHTGSLDASLQDTFLAITGRGPEPAGAASVAV; encoded by the coding sequence ATGGCAATCATCAGTACGGCCGGCCTGGCCCGTACCTTCGCGACGAAGCACGGCCCGGTCGAGGCGGTGCGCGGCATCGACCTCACGGTGCGGCCCGGCGAGATCCTCGGCCTCCTCGGCCCGAACGGCGCGGGCAAGACCACCACGCTCAAGATGCTCACCACCCTGCTCGCGCCCACCGGCGGCGCGGCGACGGTCGCGGGCCGCGACCTGGCCGGCGATCCGGCCGGTGTCCGCCGCGCCTGCGGCTACGTGGCGCAGTCGGGCGGCGTCGACCCTCAGGTGACGGTGCGGGAGGAACTCGTCACCCAGGGACGGCTGTACCGGCTGACGAAGCCGCGGGCGGCCGAGCGGGCCGGGGAACTGGCCCACGAGCTCGGCCTCGCCGACGTGCTGGACCGCAGGACGGCCGCGCTCTCCGGAGGGCAGCGACGGCGCCTGGACATCGCGCTCGGCCTCACCCACCGCCCCGAGGTGCTGTTCCTCGACGAGCCGACGACCGGTCTCGACCCCGGCAGCCGGGCCGCCCTCTGGGACCTCGTCCGCGAGCTGCGTGACACCTACGGCACCACGGTCTTCCTGACCACCCACCACCTCGACGAGGCGGACGCGCTCGCGGACCGGATCGTGATCGTCGACCGGGGCGTCGTGGTCGCCGACGGCACGCCCGCCGCGCTGAAGCTCGCCCACACCGGCTCCCTCGACGCGAGCCTCCAGGACACGTTCCTCGCCATCACCGGCCGCGGCCCGGAGCCCGCCGGTGCCGCCTCCGTAGCCGTATAG
- the nucS gene encoding endonuclease NucS, which yields MRLVIARCSVDYAGRLTAHLPSAPRLILVKADGSVSIHADDRAYKPLNWMSPPCTLKEGSGDDEGTWTVINKAGEKLIITMEEILHDSSHELGVDPGLIKDGVEAHLQELLADRIETLGEGYSLIRREYMTAIGPVDILCRDGEGKTVAVEIKRRGEIDGVEQLTRYLELLNRDPHLAPVRGIFAAQEIKPQARVLATDRGIGCAVLDYDALRGIEDDKLRLF from the coding sequence ATGCGTCTCGTCATTGCCCGCTGTTCCGTGGACTACGCGGGCCGGCTCACCGCCCATCTCCCGTCGGCCCCCCGCCTGATCCTCGTGAAGGCGGACGGCAGCGTCTCGATCCACGCGGACGACCGGGCCTACAAGCCCCTCAACTGGATGTCGCCGCCCTGCACACTGAAGGAGGGGTCCGGCGACGACGAAGGCACCTGGACCGTCATCAACAAGGCGGGCGAGAAGCTCATCATCACGATGGAGGAGATCCTCCACGACTCCTCGCACGAACTCGGCGTGGACCCCGGCCTGATCAAGGACGGCGTGGAAGCGCACCTCCAGGAGCTGCTCGCCGACCGCATCGAGACCCTCGGCGAGGGCTACTCGCTCATCCGCCGCGAGTACATGACGGCCATCGGCCCGGTCGACATCCTGTGCCGGGACGGCGAGGGGAAGACCGTCGCCGTGGAGATCAAGCGCCGCGGCGAGATCGACGGCGTGGAGCAACTCACGCGCTATCTGGAGCTGTTGAACCGCGACCCGCACCTCGCGCCGGTCCGCGGCATCTTCGCCGCCCAGGAGATCAAGCCGCAGGCCCGCGTCCTCGCCACCGACCGCGGCATCGGGTGCGCGGTCCTGGACTACGACGCCCTGCGCGGCATCGAGGACGACAAACTGCGGCTGTTCTGA
- a CDS encoding ATP-binding protein: MDPINRGAEEHGHDDDGQVTRPRPPRDPLAADLGQHKPVPVRTVRLVTGEFALTVNPIDGSEIENCPPHERPATPARHDAAKRAELARAAQPPVPPGPAQPRLPLLERHEEREQVVRLLARGRSVRLTGPSGSGRTVLLDAVAEDCADLAPDGVVRLSGLGRTASDVLYDLFAAVYEAPLYRPDHEELHRLVREIGAVVIVDDAEIGGSALDVLLDATPECAFVIAVTPDIPAPSVQAQLDEVLLGGLDRSGGLELLERSVGRVLSEDESNWAGDLWFESEGLPLRFIQAGALLRQRDRMQASEEAFDDYGVFQEAPADAAFETGDGTDVPLPSLAEGAAPAALLASRLSESARATLRFAVALGGEVPHQAHLPALVGDTHADAALAELAASALISPVGSRYRLAAGVQVQLEASGYADTVQESALAAARHYTWWAGHPSVTPERVCAEADALLAALDMLVPVTTVPQDEAEESVSVQLARTAAPAFAAGLHWSAWERVLRFGVEASELADDLGEQAYFHHELGVLALCGHQLDRSRAELEASVAMRGELADKRGTTAGRRALALVTDRSGTLQLTGGRTAAGEEVPGARHEESVSPPGGVPAAFPRTDPSGDTLTVLAHPGSPGIPPAGPRSVAGRLVTGTRRNLVAAGAGALLVAVLGTVVTLGATSDHNNDTPSEKIGVNPSATQDSQEDSLGADTPKKGDDASPGAVATPTDPGPDGTYGTSDDPTPTASASRQPSGEPSGTHTGASKPSKSSSAPPSKSPTHRPSPSPSKSSSASPSASSTKSSSPSPSTSPSASTSTTPATTDSASGPVPSSAAAQTSAGSGPESTGFATTSPSGTVI; this comes from the coding sequence ATGGACCCGATCAACCGGGGAGCCGAAGAGCACGGCCATGACGACGACGGTCAGGTGACTCGCCCGCGCCCGCCGCGTGACCCGCTCGCAGCCGACCTCGGCCAGCACAAACCCGTGCCCGTCCGCACGGTCAGACTCGTCACGGGCGAATTCGCGCTCACCGTCAACCCCATCGACGGCAGCGAGATAGAGAACTGCCCGCCGCACGAGCGGCCGGCGACGCCGGCCAGGCACGACGCCGCGAAACGCGCCGAACTGGCCCGCGCGGCCCAGCCGCCCGTTCCGCCCGGCCCGGCCCAGCCCCGGCTGCCGCTCCTCGAACGCCACGAGGAGCGCGAGCAGGTCGTGCGCCTCCTCGCGCGCGGCCGCTCGGTACGGCTCACCGGCCCCTCGGGATCCGGCCGCACCGTCCTGCTGGACGCCGTCGCCGAGGACTGCGCGGACCTCGCCCCCGACGGCGTCGTCCGCCTGTCCGGCCTCGGGCGCACCGCGAGCGACGTGCTGTACGACCTCTTCGCGGCCGTCTACGAAGCCCCCTTGTACCGCCCGGACCACGAGGAACTGCACCGGCTCGTCCGCGAGATCGGGGCGGTCGTCATCGTCGACGACGCGGAGATCGGCGGCAGCGCCCTCGACGTGCTGCTCGACGCCACCCCCGAGTGCGCCTTCGTGATCGCCGTCACTCCCGACATACCGGCCCCGTCCGTCCAGGCCCAGCTCGACGAGGTCCTGCTCGGCGGTCTCGACCGCAGCGGCGGCCTCGAACTGCTGGAGCGCTCCGTCGGACGCGTCCTGAGCGAGGACGAGTCGAACTGGGCGGGCGACCTCTGGTTCGAGTCCGAGGGACTGCCGCTGCGCTTCATACAGGCCGGAGCGCTGCTGCGGCAGCGCGACCGGATGCAGGCCAGCGAAGAGGCCTTCGACGACTACGGCGTCTTCCAGGAAGCCCCGGCCGACGCGGCCTTCGAGACAGGCGACGGAACCGACGTACCGCTGCCCTCGCTCGCCGAGGGCGCCGCGCCCGCCGCGCTGCTCGCCTCCCGGCTCAGCGAGTCGGCGCGCGCCACTCTGCGCTTCGCCGTCGCGCTCGGCGGCGAGGTGCCCCACCAGGCCCATCTGCCCGCACTCGTGGGCGACACCCACGCCGACGCCGCGCTCGCCGAACTCGCGGCCTCCGCGCTGATCTCCCCGGTCGGCTCCCGCTACCGGCTCGCCGCCGGGGTGCAGGTCCAGCTGGAGGCCTCCGGATACGCGGACACCGTCCAGGAGAGCGCGCTGGCCGCCGCGCGGCACTACACCTGGTGGGCCGGGCACCCCTCGGTCACCCCGGAGCGGGTCTGCGCCGAGGCCGACGCGCTGCTCGCCGCCCTGGACATGCTCGTCCCGGTCACCACCGTCCCGCAGGACGAGGCCGAGGAGAGCGTCTCCGTCCAGCTCGCCCGCACGGCCGCGCCCGCCTTCGCGGCGGGACTGCACTGGAGCGCCTGGGAGCGCGTCCTGCGGTTCGGCGTCGAGGCCTCCGAGCTGGCCGACGACCTCGGTGAACAGGCCTACTTCCACCACGAGTTGGGTGTACTCGCGCTCTGCGGCCACCAGCTCGACCGGTCCCGCGCCGAGCTGGAGGCCTCCGTCGCCATGCGCGGCGAACTCGCCGACAAGCGCGGCACCACCGCCGGCCGCCGCGCCCTCGCGCTGGTCACCGACCGCTCCGGAACCCTTCAGCTGACCGGCGGGCGCACCGCGGCGGGCGAAGAGGTGCCCGGCGCGCGTCACGAGGAGTCGGTGTCGCCTCCCGGCGGTGTACCGGCCGCCTTCCCCCGCACCGACCCGTCGGGCGACACCCTCACGGTGCTCGCCCACCCGGGCAGCCCCGGCATTCCGCCGGCCGGGCCGCGGAGCGTCGCGGGGCGGCTGGTCACCGGCACCCGGCGCAATCTGGTGGCCGCGGGCGCGGGCGCGCTCCTCGTCGCCGTCCTCGGGACCGTGGTGACCCTCGGAGCGACCTCGGACCACAACAACGACACGCCGTCCGAGAAGATCGGCGTCAACCCGTCGGCCACGCAGGACAGCCAGGAGGACAGCCTGGGCGCGGACACGCCGAAGAAGGGCGACGACGCCTCTCCCGGCGCGGTGGCCACCCCCACCGACCCGGGCCCCGACGGCACGTACGGCACCTCGGACGACCCGACCCCCACGGCCTCGGCGAGCCGGCAGCCGTCCGGCGAACCGAGCGGGACGCACACCGGCGCGAGCAAGCCCTCGAAGTCGTCGTCCGCGCCGCCGTCGAAGTCGCCCACGCACAGGCCCTCCCCGTCCCCCTCGAAGTCGTCGAGCGCCTCGCCGTCGGCGTCCTCCACGAAGTCGTCGAGCCCTTCGCCGTCCACGTCGCCGTCGGCCAGTACGTCGACGACCCCGGCCACCACCGACTCCGCGAGCGGCCCCGTGCCGAGCAGCGCGGCGGCGCAGACGTCGGCGGGCAGCGGGCCGGAGAGCACCGGCTTCGCCACGACGTCGCCGAGCGGCACGGTGATCTGA
- a CDS encoding 3-hydroxyacyl-CoA dehydrogenase family protein, with protein MAGKLAVIGAGLMGSGIAQVSAQAGWDVVLRDVTDEALNRGLDGIRASYDKFVSKGRLEAADADAALARITATTDLDAAADADIVVEAVFEKLEVKHEIFQALDKIVRPDAVLASNTSAIPITKIAAATERPERVVGVHFFSPVPMMQLVELVRGYKTSDETLATAREFSESVGKTCIVVNRDVAGFVTTRLISALVVEATKLYESGVATAEDIDLACRLGFGHAMGPLATADLTGVDILLHATGNIYTETQDEKFAPPELMRRMVDAGDIGRKSGQGFYKH; from the coding sequence GTGGCTGGGAAGCTCGCCGTCATCGGAGCCGGACTCATGGGGTCCGGTATCGCCCAGGTCTCCGCGCAGGCGGGCTGGGACGTCGTTCTGCGCGATGTCACCGACGAGGCGCTGAACCGCGGCCTCGACGGCATCAGGGCCTCGTACGACAAGTTCGTGAGCAAGGGCAGGCTGGAAGCCGCCGACGCGGACGCCGCGCTCGCGCGGATCACGGCGACCACCGACCTGGACGCGGCCGCCGACGCCGACATCGTCGTCGAGGCGGTCTTCGAGAAGCTCGAGGTCAAGCACGAGATCTTCCAGGCCCTGGACAAGATCGTCCGCCCTGACGCCGTGCTCGCCTCCAACACCTCCGCGATCCCGATCACCAAGATCGCGGCGGCCACGGAGCGCCCGGAGCGGGTCGTGGGCGTGCACTTCTTCTCGCCGGTGCCGATGATGCAGCTCGTCGAGCTGGTCCGCGGTTACAAGACCAGCGACGAAACGCTCGCCACCGCGCGGGAGTTCAGCGAGTCCGTCGGCAAGACCTGCATCGTCGTCAACCGCGACGTGGCCGGCTTCGTGACCACCCGCCTCATCTCGGCCCTCGTCGTCGAGGCGACGAAGCTGTACGAGTCGGGCGTGGCCACCGCCGAGGACATCGACCTCGCCTGCCGGCTGGGCTTCGGCCACGCCATGGGACCCCTGGCCACCGCCGACCTCACGGGCGTCGACATCCTGCTGCACGCCACCGGCAACATCTACACCGAGACCCAGGACGAGAAGTTCGCCCCGCCGGAGCTGATGCGCCGGATGGTTGACGCCGGTGACATCGGGCGCAAGAGCGGGCAGGGCTTCTACAAGCACTGA